A part of Sandaracinaceae bacterium genomic DNA contains:
- a CDS encoding tetratricopeptide repeat protein codes for MTGTLSTNETDTALAALSEVALSGSAFAPADIRAAYDAGRFGEALALGGGPDALRRWPGAEGRVLAARLAMRLGAPRLCQALSFRAHRDAPDDDDAAYYFATLLFRRRGAWHTLRWLRRRGARSSPWLRSLEGRCLAGLRDFERAEPLLEEAARALPDEPWLEVERITGVLTLRDRREAALAAAEALGRRAPELRPALHQRAQLLSSLGRLEEAHALLAESPTAGPSYELLSHRAELAFGLGRYADTEEDLVAAMETAALLEPAVRRALCARAAEAAYLRRAHRRAAKWAAEAGREVGGPFAEALARLEDGAAPPRVCLNEVPHVRQHHVTCAPASLCSVAAYHGDPQDQRAIADAITYAGTPLWAQRRWAEERGYLVRELDVTLEAARALIDAGLPFVLSTFGTVDGHAQVVIGYDEARRSLLVRDPSVTELVELRADFLEQQAWSGPHGMVFAPDAHAAALASLRLPGGEDLEARHRLSFALSKHDVPAAREALRSLEARASDPEARPVHLWSARLELARYEGRRDDVLEALDALLALHPDARSWVLQRGEALRGRGSRASLLAYWREHVNDGDPALLESLAEELRTEPAHRDEAARLLRRALWLRPTSGMAHHVLADLEVDRAGDLEEAVEQYRFAACLSFANEHFADAYFHHARLVGREAEALALLERRVEDAPDHSTAPAQTLIAAYADRGNPERGIELVQRLAERRPDDAELCLVAAHAALDAGDEEAAARWLARAERGPSPLGALEGARARLARHRGDLPAALEASLRVLEVLPFDLGALIRHASLLDDARGPEAAVAFLDERHRRTPDDRDLTAELCIRLRGHDDARARELLRSQVERQPQDMWSHRELSLALAREGHLDEAIQHAEATVERFAEDASARSILGGLLEQAGEHERARQALRRAVELHIDDVHAIERLGRLHGDPERTREDARFVLDLLERRTSRGPGLVEAALLARVLPHEERTSRLGRLLERCGHRPDAWEAVARAEVDAGALDEALAHVDEALARFPSWSILKALRAEVLRTLGRFDEAEAAWREALASAPGWSHARLGLAASLERAGSFDEAAEVLEEGVRRAPKDISLRTALARILHRRGDGAAAFELLLGVLKVGLDRHDAFSDLDALARELGRERELEAALRDEIAAAPQRAMPWLRLAQLASHRDRVDERLDALRRALELDPRFFDAADLLAETLAFAGRLDEALAACPPRGWVGPQPIAMRGRRAWVLARRGELEEAIRASESLLAESPAYAWGRRNLCDWLDHLGRKREFHTHAEELVAQAPTVGLHHVYLADARTAIGDTAGARVAYARALELDPRNSYPATRLLDLQLEDADVEGARETLAKVAHTLGPGEADALTVRVEVAASREPEALAALERLLRSRANQQTMEGAAELLVRSPFRRGALAAMEAALLRDDVPAAERLGFTWANVRHRAAPRGAMRILRHRERLGPAGVTAVSVFLERLADGRSTLRLAWLWLRHRRWLRRHAETWASFGYALRRLGWASACARWLADWEGRVGVQQWMLLHLVVALWMLRRPQAARPVVDAALALPSDGSLDAHPAWRAFEDAIDGDARRVEPELELLQLGSAQVEGGLVPMVEALAAAERLSPDATARELADALSEPLDDAARWVHDFPELRAPWDATLRRALRHRFFLVRWWLREVVLPRPQ; via the coding sequence ATGACAGGAACACTCTCCACGAACGAGACGGACACGGCGCTGGCCGCGCTCTCGGAGGTGGCGCTCTCGGGGAGCGCGTTCGCGCCGGCCGACATCCGCGCCGCGTACGACGCGGGCCGCTTCGGCGAGGCGCTCGCTCTCGGCGGCGGCCCCGACGCGCTCCGGCGATGGCCCGGCGCCGAGGGGCGCGTCCTCGCCGCGCGGCTCGCCATGCGGCTCGGCGCCCCGCGCCTCTGCCAGGCCCTCTCTTTTCGCGCGCACCGCGACGCGCCCGACGACGACGACGCCGCGTACTACTTCGCCACTCTGCTCTTTCGGCGCCGAGGGGCCTGGCACACGCTGCGCTGGCTTCGGAGGCGTGGCGCGCGCTCGAGCCCGTGGCTCCGGAGCCTGGAGGGTCGGTGCCTCGCCGGGCTCCGTGACTTCGAGCGCGCGGAGCCGCTACTCGAGGAGGCGGCGCGGGCGTTGCCCGACGAGCCGTGGCTGGAGGTGGAGCGCATCACCGGCGTCCTCACGCTGCGCGATCGCCGGGAGGCGGCGCTCGCCGCGGCCGAAGCGCTCGGCCGCCGAGCGCCCGAGCTCCGCCCCGCGCTGCACCAGCGCGCCCAGCTCCTCTCGTCGCTCGGCCGGCTGGAGGAGGCCCACGCTCTGCTCGCCGAGTCCCCCACGGCCGGGCCTAGCTATGAGCTGTTGTCGCATCGCGCCGAGCTGGCGTTCGGGCTGGGTCGATACGCCGACACCGAGGAGGACCTCGTCGCCGCGATGGAGACGGCGGCGCTCCTCGAGCCCGCGGTGCGACGGGCGCTCTGCGCGCGCGCCGCCGAGGCCGCGTACCTGCGCCGCGCACATCGCCGCGCGGCGAAGTGGGCAGCGGAGGCCGGGCGCGAGGTCGGAGGCCCCTTCGCCGAGGCGCTCGCGCGCCTGGAGGACGGAGCGGCCCCGCCGCGCGTGTGCCTGAACGAGGTGCCGCACGTCCGACAACACCACGTGACGTGTGCCCCGGCCAGTCTTTGCAGCGTGGCCGCCTACCACGGCGACCCCCAGGACCAGCGGGCCATCGCCGACGCCATCACCTACGCGGGCACGCCCCTGTGGGCGCAGCGGCGGTGGGCGGAGGAGCGCGGGTATCTGGTGCGCGAGCTCGACGTCACCCTCGAGGCCGCCCGCGCGCTCATCGACGCAGGTCTGCCCTTCGTGCTGTCCACGTTCGGCACGGTCGACGGACACGCGCAGGTCGTCATCGGCTACGACGAGGCGCGACGATCGCTCCTCGTGCGGGATCCGTCGGTCACGGAGCTGGTCGAGCTGCGAGCCGACTTCCTCGAGCAGCAGGCGTGGAGCGGCCCGCACGGAATGGTCTTCGCGCCGGACGCTCACGCGGCGGCGCTCGCGTCCCTGCGCCTCCCCGGCGGAGAGGACCTGGAGGCGCGTCACCGACTGTCTTTCGCCCTGTCGAAGCACGACGTGCCCGCCGCCCGCGAGGCCCTGCGCTCTCTCGAGGCGAGGGCCTCGGATCCGGAGGCGCGCCCCGTTCACCTGTGGAGCGCACGTCTGGAGCTGGCTCGCTACGAGGGGCGACGCGACGACGTGCTCGAGGCCCTCGACGCCCTGCTCGCGCTCCACCCCGACGCGCGCAGCTGGGTGCTGCAGCGCGGGGAGGCGCTCCGGGGCCGGGGGTCGCGCGCCTCGCTGCTCGCCTACTGGCGCGAGCACGTGAACGACGGCGACCCGGCGCTGCTCGAGTCGCTCGCGGAGGAGCTGCGGACCGAGCCGGCGCATCGCGACGAGGCCGCTCGGCTCCTGCGCCGCGCGCTCTGGTTGCGGCCGACGAGCGGCATGGCGCACCACGTCCTGGCCGACCTCGAGGTCGACCGCGCCGGCGACCTCGAGGAGGCGGTCGAACAGTACCGCTTCGCCGCTTGCCTCTCGTTCGCGAACGAGCACTTCGCGGACGCGTATTTCCATCACGCGCGGCTCGTCGGCCGCGAGGCGGAGGCGCTCGCGCTCCTCGAGCGACGCGTCGAGGACGCTCCCGACCACTCGACGGCGCCGGCCCAGACCCTCATCGCCGCGTACGCGGACCGCGGCAACCCGGAGCGGGGAATCGAGCTGGTCCAGCGGCTGGCCGAGCGACGACCGGACGACGCGGAGCTCTGCCTGGTCGCCGCCCACGCCGCCCTCGACGCGGGTGACGAAGAGGCCGCGGCGAGGTGGCTGGCCCGGGCCGAGCGGGGCCCCTCTCCGCTCGGCGCACTGGAAGGCGCTCGGGCGCGCCTCGCGCGCCACCGAGGCGACCTCCCCGCGGCGCTCGAAGCGTCGCTGCGCGTGCTGGAGGTGCTCCCCTTCGACCTCGGGGCGCTGATCCGACACGCGAGCCTCCTCGACGACGCTCGAGGTCCCGAGGCCGCGGTGGCGTTCCTCGATGAGCGTCATCGCCGGACTCCCGACGATCGCGACCTCACCGCGGAGCTGTGCATCCGACTCCGGGGCCACGACGACGCGCGGGCGCGCGAGCTGCTCCGGTCGCAGGTCGAGAGACAACCGCAAGACATGTGGTCCCATCGCGAGCTGTCTCTCGCGCTCGCTCGCGAGGGGCACCTCGACGAAGCCATCCAGCATGCGGAGGCGACGGTCGAGCGCTTCGCCGAGGACGCGAGCGCGCGCTCGATCCTCGGAGGCTTGCTGGAGCAGGCGGGCGAGCACGAGCGCGCGCGGCAGGCGCTCCGCCGGGCGGTCGAGCTGCACATCGACGACGTGCACGCGATCGAGCGGCTCGGTCGCCTGCACGGAGACCCTGAGCGTACTCGCGAGGACGCGCGCTTCGTGCTGGACTTGCTCGAGCGGCGCACCAGCCGCGGGCCTGGCCTGGTCGAGGCCGCCCTCCTCGCGAGGGTCCTCCCCCACGAGGAGCGAACGTCCCGCCTGGGCCGCCTGCTCGAGCGATGTGGCCATCGCCCCGACGCGTGGGAGGCGGTCGCGCGCGCGGAGGTCGACGCCGGGGCGCTGGACGAGGCGCTCGCCCACGTCGACGAGGCGCTCGCCCGCTTCCCGAGCTGGAGCATCCTCAAGGCCTTGCGCGCCGAGGTGCTGCGCACGCTGGGGCGATTCGACGAGGCCGAGGCCGCCTGGCGCGAGGCGCTCGCGTCGGCCCCCGGCTGGTCCCACGCGCGTCTCGGGCTCGCCGCGAGCCTGGAGCGCGCGGGGTCCTTCGACGAAGCGGCCGAGGTCCTCGAGGAGGGCGTACGGCGCGCGCCGAAGGACATCTCGCTCCGGACGGCGCTGGCGCGCATCCTCCATCGGAGAGGAGATGGCGCGGCCGCGTTCGAGCTGCTGCTCGGAGTGCTGAAGGTCGGGCTGGACCGCCACGACGCCTTCTCGGACCTCGACGCGCTCGCGCGAGAGCTGGGACGCGAGCGCGAGCTCGAGGCGGCGCTGCGTGACGAGATTGCCGCCGCGCCGCAGCGCGCGATGCCCTGGCTCCGGCTCGCCCAGCTCGCGTCCCACCGCGACCGCGTCGACGAGCGCCTCGACGCGCTGCGCCGAGCGCTCGAGCTGGACCCACGCTTCTTCGACGCCGCCGACCTCCTGGCCGAGACCCTGGCGTTCGCCGGTCGGCTCGACGAGGCGCTGGCGGCGTGTCCGCCTCGAGGCTGGGTGGGCCCGCAGCCCATCGCCATGCGCGGTCGGCGAGCGTGGGTGCTCGCCCGGCGAGGCGAGCTCGAGGAGGCCATCCGCGCGTCGGAGTCGCTCTTGGCGGAGAGCCCCGCCTACGCCTGGGGCCGGCGCAATCTCTGTGACTGGCTCGACCACCTCGGGCGCAAGCGCGAGTTCCACACGCACGCGGAGGAGCTGGTGGCGCAGGCGCCGACCGTGGGGCTGCACCACGTCTACCTCGCCGACGCGCGGACCGCGATCGGCGACACAGCGGGCGCGCGCGTGGCGTACGCCCGGGCGCTCGAGCTCGACCCGCGCAACTCCTATCCCGCCACGAGGCTGCTCGATCTGCAGCTGGAGGACGCCGACGTGGAGGGGGCGAGAGAGACCCTCGCGAAGGTCGCGCACACGCTCGGTCCGGGCGAAGCCGACGCGTTGACCGTACGCGTCGAGGTCGCCGCGAGCCGCGAGCCGGAGGCGCTCGCGGCCCTCGAGCGCCTGCTCCGGAGTCGAGCCAACCAGCAGACGATGGAGGGCGCGGCCGAGCTGCTCGTGCGGTCTCCGTTCCGGCGGGGCGCGCTCGCCGCGATGGAGGCGGCGCTGCTTCGAGACGACGTCCCCGCGGCGGAGCGTCTGGGCTTCACCTGGGCGAACGTGCGACACCGGGCGGCGCCGAGGGGGGCGATGCGGATCCTGCGCCACCGCGAGCGACTCGGCCCGGCGGGGGTGACGGCGGTCTCGGTCTTCCTCGAGCGCCTGGCCGACGGTCGCTCCACGCTTCGCCTCGCGTGGCTGTGGCTGCGTCATCGACGCTGGCTCCGACGGCACGCCGAGACCTGGGCCTCCTTCGGCTACGCGCTCCGGCGGCTGGGCTGGGCCTCGGCGTGCGCGCGCTGGCTGGCCGACTGGGAGGGTCGCGTGGGCGTCCAGCAGTGGATGCTCCTCCACCTCGTGGTCGCGCTCTGGATGCTCCGGCGCCCGCAGGCCGCGAGGCCGGTGGTCGACGCCGCGCTCGCGCTCCCCTCGGACGGCTCGCTGGACGCGCACCCCGCGTGGCGCGCCTTCGAGGACGCGATCGACGGGGACGCGCGGCGGGTGGAGCCCGAGCTCGAGCTGCTCCAGCTCGGCTCCGCGCAGGTCGAGGGTGGGCTCGTGCCCATGGTCGAGGCGCTGGCGGCCGCGGAGCGGCTCTCCCCCGACGCGACCGCGCGCGAGCTGGCCGACGCGCTGTCGGAGCCGCTCGATGACGCGGCGCGCTGGGTGCACGACTTCCCCGAGCTGAGGGCCCCCTGGGACGCGACCCTGCGTCGCGCCCTGCGCCATCGCTTCTTTCTCGTCCGCTGGTGGCTCCGGGAGGTCGTCCTCCCGCGCCCTCAGTGA
- a CDS encoding IgGFc-binding protein, whose translation MRSSWLWIAAALAATACTTGMGGADGGAGDGSISPIVDGGFVCVTPDARACIGNVHFSCSRDGEFLSTVRDDCAARDDGKNTCIPSLGCSICRPDDVFCVGNDVVVCNGEGTAYEVMEECELEEGFVCDVNRCKNLCELAIEERSYQGCEFYGVDLDNAAIDRGLDASGQQYSIVVSNPGGFPTEVVVERNDAPVGEEPSLTEVERVTVLPGDLEVLNLPRREVDGSSSFIPCTASSECGAETCWCAGAMTTEEGGDRDCRCRNQAMTDGLNDGTHSALSSNAYRVTSILPIIAYQFNPLDNVGVFSNDASLLLPTSAIGQTYTVVGWPQTIADSSNPNEDFDPRVDDEDLRAFLTIVGSQAGTHVTVTLGPQVREVVPVGGEGEPGIEGTVWEFDIGAFDVINLETDGFNADFTGTTVDADRPVAVFSGSEASDAPRFNVLANRQCCADHLEEQLFPNDTLGTRFFIGRMPPRSSALNRAFLDPTQDSVGEFNEPEYVRIVAVASGTTDVTTTLPPPEDRIALEQGQSAILVANQDIEINSSQAVAVLQVLASQEAVGIPSEYPGGDPAIIAVPPVEQYRSDYVFLTPGLYGFDFVTVVAPRGAEILLDERPIAEFDCDVAPADGIRRRDGDPPPDWVVYRCQFSFPDIPPDNRGRVEDGDQNDGYHTLRSTEDVGMVVYGFDAFVSYAYAGGLNLEVIR comes from the coding sequence TTGCGTTCTTCTTGGCTTTGGATCGCCGCCGCGCTCGCCGCGACGGCGTGCACGACCGGTATGGGCGGCGCGGACGGAGGCGCGGGCGACGGCTCCATCTCGCCCATCGTCGACGGCGGCTTCGTCTGCGTGACGCCCGACGCGCGCGCCTGCATCGGCAACGTGCACTTCAGCTGCTCGCGTGACGGCGAGTTCCTCAGCACGGTGCGTGACGACTGCGCGGCGCGCGACGACGGAAAGAACACGTGCATCCCCTCGCTGGGCTGCTCGATCTGCCGCCCCGACGACGTGTTCTGTGTCGGCAACGACGTCGTCGTCTGCAACGGCGAGGGCACCGCGTACGAGGTGATGGAGGAGTGCGAGCTCGAGGAGGGCTTCGTCTGCGACGTCAACCGCTGCAAGAACCTCTGCGAGCTCGCCATCGAGGAGCGCTCCTACCAGGGCTGCGAGTTCTACGGAGTCGACCTCGACAACGCCGCCATCGACCGCGGCCTCGACGCGAGCGGACAGCAGTACTCGATCGTCGTGTCCAACCCCGGCGGCTTCCCGACCGAGGTCGTCGTCGAGCGCAACGACGCGCCGGTCGGCGAGGAGCCGTCGCTCACCGAGGTCGAGCGCGTCACGGTGCTCCCCGGCGACCTCGAGGTGCTGAACCTGCCGCGCCGCGAGGTCGACGGCTCGAGCAGCTTCATCCCGTGCACCGCCAGCAGCGAGTGCGGCGCGGAGACGTGCTGGTGTGCGGGCGCGATGACGACCGAGGAGGGCGGCGACCGCGACTGCCGCTGCCGCAACCAGGCGATGACGGACGGGCTCAACGACGGCACGCACTCGGCGCTCAGCTCGAACGCCTACCGCGTGACCTCGATCCTCCCGATCATCGCCTACCAGTTCAACCCGCTCGACAACGTCGGCGTCTTCTCGAACGACGCGTCGCTGCTGCTCCCCACGTCGGCCATCGGCCAGACGTACACCGTGGTGGGCTGGCCGCAGACCATCGCCGACAGCAGCAACCCCAACGAAGACTTCGACCCCCGCGTGGACGACGAGGACCTCCGCGCGTTCCTCACCATCGTCGGCTCGCAGGCGGGGACCCACGTCACGGTGACCCTCGGGCCGCAGGTGCGTGAGGTGGTGCCGGTCGGTGGCGAAGGTGAGCCCGGCATCGAGGGCACCGTCTGGGAGTTCGACATCGGCGCCTTCGACGTGATCAACCTCGAGACCGACGGCTTCAACGCCGACTTCACGGGGACCACCGTCGACGCCGACCGCCCGGTGGCCGTGTTCAGCGGCTCGGAGGCGTCGGACGCGCCGCGCTTCAACGTGCTCGCGAACCGTCAGTGCTGCGCGGATCACCTCGAGGAGCAGCTGTTCCCGAACGACACGCTCGGCACGCGGTTCTTCATCGGGCGCATGCCGCCGCGCAGCAGCGCCCTGAACCGCGCGTTCCTCGACCCGACCCAGGACAGCGTCGGCGAGTTCAACGAGCCCGAGTACGTGCGGATCGTCGCGGTGGCCAGCGGGACCACGGACGTGACGACCACGCTCCCGCCGCCGGAGGATCGCATCGCGCTCGAGCAGGGGCAGAGCGCCATCCTCGTCGCCAATCAGGACATCGAGATCAATTCCTCGCAGGCCGTCGCGGTCCTGCAGGTGCTGGCCAGCCAGGAGGCGGTCGGGATCCCGAGCGAGTACCCCGGCGGAGACCCCGCGATCATCGCGGTGCCGCCCGTCGAGCAGTACCGCTCCGACTACGTGTTCCTCACCCCCGGCCTGTACGGATTCGACTTCGTCACGGTGGTCGCGCCTCGCGGAGCGGAGATCCTGCTCGACGAGCGGCCCATCGCCGAGTTCGACTGCGACGTGGCCCCCGCCGACGGCATCCGACGGCGCGACGGAGATCCGCCGCCGGACTGGGTCGTCTACCGCTGTCAGTTCTCGTTCCCCGACATCCCTCCGGACAACCGGGGACGGGTGGAGGACGGAGACCAGAACGACGGCTACCACACCCTGCGCTCGACCGAAGACGTGGGCATGGTGGTCTACGGCTTCGACGCGTTCGTCAGCTACGCCTACGCCGGCGGGCTGAACCTCGAGGTCATCCGCTGA